Proteins found in one Miscanthus floridulus cultivar M001 chromosome 4, ASM1932011v1, whole genome shotgun sequence genomic segment:
- the LOC136550686 gene encoding uncharacterized protein, whose protein sequence is MRLLNPSLEESKRDELEQFSNWVLAIGDGTAPAERKGDECEASWVTIPDGLLIHTDGDKIAAIVFEVYPDFLMNYNNPEYLASRAIVCPNNITVDEINDFIVSLIPGDSVHYLSCDTISKSSEHIPDFDVLYPTEFLNSINSLDSACCGA, encoded by the exons ATGCGACTTCTCAACCCCTCTTTAGAAGAGAGCAAACGTGATGAGCTGGAGCAATTTAGCAACTGGGTCCTAGCTATTGGTGATGGTACTGCCCCTGCCGAAAGGAAAGGGGATGAGTGTGAGGCTTCATGGGTTACTATTCCTGATGGTTTGCTAATTCATACCGATGGTGATAAAATTGCAGCAATAGTGTTTGAAGTATACCCAGACTTTTTGATGAACTACAATAATCCTGAATATTTGGCTTCACGTGCTATTGTCTGCCCAAATAACATTACTGTTGACGAGATTAATGATTTCATTGTCTCGCTCATCCCTGGTGATAGTGTGCACTACCTAAGCTGTGACACTATATCGAAATCGTCTGAACACATACCAGATTTTGATGTGCTCTACCCTACTGAGTTTCTGAATTCTATCAAT AGCTTGGACAGCGCTTGCTGCGGTGCATAA